The genome window ATTTCCTGCCATAAACTCCATTTTTGCTTCATCAAGGAGTTTATCAGCCTCAGATTTTATATATTTTGATAAGACTTCCCTCAGTTTTGGTTCAGGTAAAGCTCCAACAAATCTATCAACCTCTTTTCCATTTATAAATATACGAACATCTGGTATTCCGCTAACTCCAAACTCCTGTGCTATGTGTGGATTTTCATCTGTGTTTATTTTTGCCAGAACAAAGCCGTATTCACCTGCAAGTTTTTCCAGTAGAGGCTTTAGCACTCTACAGGGTCCACACCATGGAGCCCAGAAATCTATAACAACAGGCCTTTCATAAGATTTCTCTACAACTACTTCCTCAAAGTTATCATCTGTCACATCATATATTAGAGCCATCTTAACCTCCTTATGTATTTATTACTATATATTTATAATATGAATTTTTAGTGATATTTTCAAATAAAATCTTAGCCTGTGTCACTCAGATTTTACCGTAGTTTTCACTTTTTCCTTTAGTTTACATACGCTACATATTTCGGAAAATGATGGTTCTCCACATATTTTGCATTTTTGGAGCTCCTGTTTTTGCCTTTCTTCATGTTCTTTTAGTATCGGATACATTTTTTTTAGAAAATTTGTATAAAACTGGAGTTTTGTTCCTGGGTGTTTTTCTTCAAGCTGGGAAAATAGTTCTTTGTATTCTATAGATGAGGCTCCTTCTGAGAATGGGCATTCATATTCTATATACTCAATATTGTTGAAAAATGCATAAAGGGCTGCCTCTTTCTCTGTGATTTTGCACAGGGGTTTTACTTTTCTGATAAATCCGTTTTCTTCTTTTAAAACAGGATACTGCCTTTTTAGATAATCAATATCCCAGTGAAGTGTATTTCCAAATAAAACTGCCACTTCATCATCAAGATTGTGTCCTGTGGCTATTATGTTGTATCCAAGCTCTTTTGCATATTTATTCATGTAATACCTTTTTACCGTGCCGCATGCTGAACAGGCAGGCCTGTTTGTAATCTGGTCTATTTGTGGGATTGGGGCAATTTCTTCTTTGAGGGATACTATATGTAGAGGTCTTTCAATTCTTTCTGCAAACTGGAGTGCCAGTCTTTTGCTGTCCTGTGAATACTCATCAATTCCAAGGTCTATATAAAAGCCATCTGCTTCATATCCCAGTTTTACCAGTGCATTCCACAGGGCAAGGCTGTCTTTTCCACCTGAAACAGCGACAAGAATTTTGTCCTTAGGGGAAAACATACGAAACTCTTTTACAGTTTTTGCCACTCTTTTTTCAAACCACTCTATATAATGCTTTTTACATAGGGCAAGCCTGTGGTGTGGCAGGAAAACTACAGCCTTTTCTTTTTCTCCTTTTGCCTTACAAACTGTGCATCTACTTCCTTTTTTTAATTTTGCCATTTTATCTCCTGATGGGATTTTTGATGCTGGATAATAATTATATCTTTATGGTGATTTTTCAATAGAAAATATGATTATCCTCCGGATATAGCATTAACCACTTTTATTTCATCTTCAGGGGTTATGATTTCATCCTCACTTGCAAGTTCTCCGTTTTTTGCAACAAATGCATGTTCAGGGGATAGACCCAATGCTTTAAGAATATCTATAGCTTTAACAGGCTCGTTATTAAATTTTAGTATTTGCTCTTTTCCTCTATATTTAACTTTTATCTCCATTTTATCCTCCTCTAAGTTATTAATAATACTTGTAAATATACTTTAATCTTTTTATATTAGTAATACCAATTAATAGTTAATAGGAAAAGGGATGCAACTTTTAAATTTTTAAAATGATACCAGAAACTAAAAAAATAAAAGTTTTATATATTGAAGATGACCAGAGGGTTAGGGAAACAACTCTTCTCCTCCTGAAAGAGTTCTTCAACAAAATCCTGACGGCGTCCAACGGTGATGAAGGGCTAAAAATCTATCATAAGGAAAAGATAGATTTAATCATTACAGATATTAATATGCCAGTTATGTCTGGTCTTGAGATGGTAAGTAAGATAAGAGAAAAAGATAAAGATATTCCTATAATAGTTCTTACAGCCCATTCAGAAACGGATTATTTAATACAGAGCATAAAACTGGGAGTTGATGGATATATACTCAAGCCTATAGACCTGAACCAGTTTCTTGAGGTGATAAAAAAGGTTTTAGAAAAGATAACCCTAAAAAAAGAACTGGAAAAGAATATTTATTTATTAAAACAATACCAGAAAGCTGTTGATGAGTTATTTATTGTTTCCAAAACAAACTCAAAAGGAATAATCACCTATGTAAACAAAAAATTCTGTGATATATCAAAATACTCAGAGGAAGAACTTATAGGAAAGCCACATAATATAGTTAGACATCCAGATGTGCCTAAACAATTTTTTGATGATTTATGGAAAACCATAAAAAAAGAGAAAAGAAAATGGAAAGGAATAGTCAAAAATAAAGCAAAAGATGGTTCTACTTATTATGTGGATACCATAATAACACCTATTTTGGATAAGGAAGGAAATGTAGTTGAGTTTTTATCTATACGGAAGGATGTTTCCAACATTATAAATCCAAGGAAAAAATTGGAAAATATGTTTATTACTTCGGAAAATTTTCTTGTTGCTATTATTAATGTAGATAATTTCAAATATATTGAAAGTCTTCTGGATTTTAAATCTTTACAGGAAGTTGAAGAAAAAATCATAAAAATTATCATACAGAACATCCCTGAAGAATGTAATTTTAATGAGGTCATAAATGTAGGAGATGGGGAGTTTGT of Persephonella sp. IF05-L8 contains these proteins:
- a CDS encoding TIGR00269 family protein encodes the protein MAKLKKGSRCTVCKAKGEKEKAVVFLPHHRLALCKKHYIEWFEKRVAKTVKEFRMFSPKDKILVAVSGGKDSLALWNALVKLGYEADGFYIDLGIDEYSQDSKRLALQFAERIERPLHIVSLKEEIAPIPQIDQITNRPACSACGTVKRYYMNKYAKELGYNIIATGHNLDDEVAVLFGNTLHWDIDYLKRQYPVLKEENGFIRKVKPLCKITEKEAALYAFFNNIEYIEYECPFSEGASSIEYKELFSQLEEKHPGTKLQFYTNFLKKMYPILKEHEERQKQELQKCKICGEPSFSEICSVCKLKEKVKTTVKSE
- a CDS encoding MoaD/ThiS family protein, coding for MEIKVKYRGKEQILKFNNEPVKAIDILKALGLSPEHAFVAKNGELASEDEIITPEDEIKVVNAISGG